In Nocardia sp. NBC_00403, one DNA window encodes the following:
- a CDS encoding TetR/AcrR family transcriptional regulator: MGSESAVQPRQRAQHLGPERRRPQVLDTALAIAVENGIAAVTMAAIAERMNVTRPVVYACFADRVELIEALIQREESYLVGGLLEVLPARDVDAGETVFIEGFHALLEQAADRPDAWRLLYGNPDPAVADSFGRGRKLAVERCSTLLRPTLRAWGTEDADRKLPALVELWVSAGEGAVRTLLAGEGDWDPQSLGAFVGAAVYRALRHA; this comes from the coding sequence ATGGGTAGCGAGTCGGCCGTGCAGCCACGGCAGCGGGCACAGCATTTGGGCCCCGAGCGCCGCCGCCCCCAGGTGCTGGACACCGCGCTGGCGATTGCCGTGGAGAACGGCATCGCAGCGGTCACCATGGCCGCCATCGCCGAGCGCATGAATGTGACAAGGCCCGTGGTCTACGCGTGCTTCGCCGATCGTGTCGAACTGATCGAGGCCCTCATCCAGCGTGAGGAGAGCTATCTCGTCGGCGGGCTGCTCGAGGTGCTGCCCGCGCGCGATGTCGACGCGGGCGAGACCGTGTTCATCGAGGGCTTCCACGCGCTGCTGGAGCAGGCGGCCGATCGTCCCGATGCGTGGCGGCTGCTGTACGGCAATCCCGATCCCGCGGTTGCGGATTCGTTCGGGCGTGGCCGCAAGCTCGCGGTCGAGCGCTGCTCCACCCTGCTGCGCCCCACCCTGCGCGCATGGGGCACCGAGGACGCCGACCGGAAGCTGCCTGCCCTGGTGGAGCTGTGGGTGTCGGCCGGCGAGGGTGCAGTGCGCACCTTGCTCGCGGGCGAGGGCGACTGGGATCCGCAGAGCCTCGGCGCCTTCGTCGGCGCCGCGGTGTATCGCGCGCTGCGCCACGCCTGA
- a CDS encoding homogentisate 1,2-dioxygenase, translating to MAFYRQVGSVPPKRHTQHRDESGRLYYEELMGEEGFSGDSSLLYHRGLPPAIVDSTVWELPDQSTTPNHPLRHRHLRLHNLFPGDTPAETDPVTGRRLLLGNADVRISYVVAKGGSPLYRNAIGDELVYVESGAAVLETVFGAIAARQGDQVLIPRATTHRWLPSGPDPLRAYVIEASGHITPPKRYLSKFGQLLEHSPYCERDLHGPTEPLTETGTDIEVLVKHRPGGRVVGTRMIYATHPFDVVGWDGCLYPLTFNIADFEPITGRVHQPPPAHQAFEGINFVVCNFVPRKVDYHPLSIPVPYYHSNVDSDEIMFYCGGNYEARKGSGIGQGSVSVHPGGYAHGPQPGAYERSIGIDFFDELAVMVDTFRPLELGEGALACEDPGYAWTWSNRGPQQ from the coding sequence ATGGCGTTCTATCGGCAGGTGGGATCGGTGCCGCCGAAGCGGCACACCCAGCACCGGGACGAGAGTGGGCGACTCTATTACGAGGAGCTGATGGGCGAGGAGGGCTTCTCCGGCGACTCGTCATTGCTCTATCACCGCGGCCTGCCGCCCGCGATCGTCGACTCCACGGTCTGGGAACTGCCCGACCAGTCCACGACACCGAATCATCCACTGCGCCATCGACATCTTCGTCTGCACAACCTGTTCCCCGGTGACACCCCCGCCGAGACCGATCCCGTCACCGGTCGGCGGCTGCTGCTCGGCAACGCCGATGTCCGGATCTCCTACGTGGTCGCCAAGGGCGGCTCGCCGCTCTACCGCAATGCCATCGGCGACGAACTGGTGTACGTGGAATCCGGTGCCGCGGTGCTGGAGACGGTCTTCGGCGCGATCGCCGCACGACAGGGCGATCAGGTGCTCATTCCAAGGGCGACAACACACCGCTGGCTGCCCAGCGGGCCCGACCCGCTGCGCGCGTACGTGATCGAGGCGTCCGGTCACATCACACCGCCGAAGCGCTATTTGTCGAAATTCGGTCAGCTGCTGGAACATTCGCCGTACTGCGAGCGCGATCTACACGGACCGACCGAGCCGTTGACAGAGACGGGCACCGATATCGAGGTCCTGGTGAAGCACCGGCCGGGCGGCCGCGTCGTCGGTACCAGAATGATCTACGCGACGCACCCGTTCGACGTGGTCGGCTGGGACGGCTGCCTCTACCCGCTCACCTTCAACATCGCCGACTTCGAGCCGATCACCGGACGCGTGCACCAGCCGCCACCTGCTCATCAGGCGTTCGAGGGCATCAACTTCGTGGTGTGCAATTTCGTGCCGCGCAAGGTCGACTACCACCCGCTGTCGATCCCCGTGCCGTACTACCACTCGAATGTCGACTCCGACGAGATCATGTTCTACTGCGGCGGAAACTACGAGGCGCGCAAGGGTTCCGGCATCGGCCAGGGCTCGGTGTCGGTGCACCCCGGCGGTTATGCGCACGGACCGCAGCCCGGGGCCTATGAGCGCAGCATCGGCATCGACTTCTTCGACGAATTGGCCGTCATGGTCGATACCTTCCGGCCGCTGGAACTCGGCGAGGGCGCGTTGGCGTGTGAGGATCCCGGCTACGCCTGGACCTGGTCGAATCGGGGTCCACAGCAGTGA
- the fahA gene encoding fumarylacetoacetase, with product MKKRIEVRPGSLYGPDNLPYCVFAPAQGNYRVGARLADSVIDLAVALDDPVFAQPSLNAFMAQGPRRWHAARDRLRTLVDGEILAEAVHLLTEVTLALPVQIGDYVDFYASIDHATNLGRLFRPDSEPLLPNWRHLPVGYHGRSGTVVVSGTGITRPCGQRRTDSGTPDFGPTRRLDIEAELGFLVGVGSELGTPIGADEFAEHVFGVALVNDWSARDIQAWEYQPLGPFLGKSFATSLSPWVTPLAALESAHIPLPEQTPEPLPYLRETEKWGLDIDLTITWNGQPVSYPPYSRMYWSPAQMLAHLTANGAATRTGDLYASGTISGPARQQRGSFIELSWGGIEPVPVNGQLRTFLEDGDEVVITATAPGPAGMRLGLGEVRGRILPAAQP from the coding sequence GTGAAGAAGCGCATCGAGGTTCGTCCCGGCTCGCTCTATGGACCCGACAACCTGCCCTACTGCGTGTTCGCGCCCGCCCAGGGCAACTATCGCGTCGGCGCCCGACTGGCCGACTCGGTCATCGATCTCGCCGTGGCACTCGATGATCCGGTCTTCGCACAGCCGAGTCTCAATGCGTTCATGGCACAGGGCCCGCGCCGCTGGCATGCGGCGCGCGACCGGCTCCGCACGCTGGTCGATGGCGAAATCCTCGCCGAGGCAGTGCATCTGCTGACCGAGGTGACCTTGGCGCTGCCGGTGCAGATCGGCGACTACGTCGACTTCTACGCCAGCATCGATCACGCCACGAACCTCGGCCGCCTGTTCCGCCCGGATTCCGAACCGCTACTGCCCAATTGGCGGCACCTACCGGTCGGGTACCACGGCCGGTCCGGCACCGTCGTCGTATCGGGCACCGGCATCACCCGCCCCTGCGGTCAGCGTCGAACCGATTCGGGCACACCCGATTTCGGCCCGACCCGACGGCTGGATATCGAAGCCGAGCTCGGCTTCCTGGTCGGGGTCGGCTCCGAGCTCGGCACGCCGATCGGCGCGGACGAGTTCGCCGAGCACGTCTTCGGTGTCGCGCTGGTCAACGACTGGTCCGCACGGGACATCCAGGCCTGGGAGTATCAGCCGCTCGGCCCCTTCCTCGGCAAATCGTTCGCTACCTCACTGTCACCCTGGGTGACCCCACTGGCGGCGCTGGAGTCTGCCCACATCCCGCTGCCCGAACAAACCCCCGAGCCGCTGCCCTACCTCCGGGAGACCGAGAAGTGGGGCCTCGATATCGATCTCACCATCACCTGGAACGGTCAGCCGGTGTCCTACCCGCCCTACAGCCGCATGTACTGGTCCCCGGCGCAGATGCTTGCCCATCTCACGGCGAACGGCGCCGCCACCCGCACGGGTGACCTCTACGCGTCGGGCACCATTTCCGGACCAGCACGGCAACAGCGCGGCTCGTTCATCGAATTGTCCTGGGGCGGTATTGAACCGGTGCCCGTCAACGGGCAACTGCGCACCTTCCTGGAAGACGGCGATGAGGTGGTCATCACCGCGACCGCCCCGGGCCCAGCGGGCATGCGCCTCGGACTCGGCGAGGTCCGGGGCCGCATCCTGCCCGCCGCGCAGCCTTGA
- a CDS encoding TetR/AcrR family transcriptional regulator — protein MTRSTSAARPEPESVRRRIRGLDAEQRSAQRRNQLLDAATELFAEQSFSGTSIEQICQHAYVGTKGFYDHFDSKEACYVALLVKLTEQIQQRVIEGAAAAAGLDWPQRAAAVIAAFVHAIADDPRLARVTFGESGGISTAVEKQRRINRRWAAAFLDEQWSTKPVADAADEHRRLALALATIGGMFELVTDWLHHHDDGGAPDVVETLIVDLTRFLNAVDAGRAAVG, from the coding sequence ATGACCCGCAGCACATCTGCCGCGCGGCCCGAACCGGAATCGGTGCGGCGTCGGATCCGCGGCCTCGATGCCGAACAGCGCAGCGCGCAGCGCCGCAATCAGTTGCTCGACGCCGCCACCGAACTGTTTGCCGAGCAGAGCTTTTCGGGGACATCGATCGAGCAGATCTGCCAGCACGCCTATGTCGGCACCAAGGGCTTCTACGATCATTTCGACAGCAAGGAAGCCTGCTATGTCGCACTGCTGGTGAAGCTCACCGAGCAGATCCAACAACGGGTCATCGAGGGCGCGGCCGCGGCCGCCGGACTGGACTGGCCGCAGCGCGCCGCCGCCGTTATCGCCGCGTTCGTGCATGCGATCGCCGATGATCCGCGGCTGGCTCGGGTGACCTTCGGTGAGTCGGGCGGCATTTCGACGGCCGTGGAAAAGCAGCGTCGGATCAATCGGCGCTGGGCCGCGGCCTTCCTCGACGAACAGTGGTCAACGAAGCCCGTCGCGGACGCCGCCGACGAACATCGTCGGCTCGCGCTGGCGCTGGCCACCATCGGCGGCATGTTCGAGCTGGTCACCGACTGGTTGCACCACCACGACGATGGCGGTGCACCCGATGTGGTCGAGACCCTGATCGTCGACCTCACCCGCTTCCTCAATGCGGTGGATGCGGGCCGAGCGGCCGTCGGGTAG
- a CDS encoding lipase family protein, with protein MSVINGDRTDSRRRAAARAVATAVTMAVALTSALLAGDLTAAPAAAAPLLPQHDSFYRPTEGFESQEPGTILRSREVKPAVLTLLPLNVRSWQLLYRTTDLFGKPTAAVTTVVLPAGADPNRTRPLVSLQFYYDSASPDCAPSFVLQQGSGLAGAEGIHSQSELIALAALISQGWAISIPDYEGLDGHLAVAEEPGYMTLDGIRAAERFEPLGLDGANTPVAMWGYSGGGMGSGWAAEMQPTYAPELNVKGVALGAPTSDVVSLLHVNGSMFASLIGIGISSLRKAYPSFKEAADRYLTPEGRALMDRTERQCLPRNALTMMFIDYQRLLTIPIADFLAVPEIKEVFDATVLGRNIPTAPIFLYQGVFDEAVPWWTNDRLAQHYCAGGASVVYTRDHLSEHLTLPSLGMGQTFNWLKSRLAPNAPEQVGCRTDNVVSMLADTNALLSQIEINLNATFGALGFPIGPRER; from the coding sequence GTGTCAGTGATCAATGGGGATCGGACCGACAGCAGACGCCGGGCCGCGGCACGCGCCGTTGCGACGGCAGTGACTATGGCCGTCGCGCTGACCAGCGCACTACTGGCCGGTGACCTTACCGCCGCCCCGGCAGCTGCGGCACCGCTACTGCCGCAACATGATTCGTTCTATCGGCCGACCGAGGGATTCGAATCGCAGGAACCGGGCACCATCCTGCGGTCGCGGGAGGTGAAGCCGGCCGTGCTGACCCTGCTGCCGCTGAATGTGCGTTCGTGGCAGCTGCTGTACCGCACCACCGACCTGTTCGGGAAGCCCACCGCGGCCGTCACGACGGTGGTGCTGCCCGCGGGCGCCGATCCGAACCGGACCCGGCCGCTGGTCTCGCTGCAGTTCTACTACGACAGCGCAAGCCCCGACTGCGCACCGTCGTTCGTGCTGCAACAGGGCAGCGGACTCGCGGGCGCCGAGGGCATCCATTCGCAGAGCGAGCTGATCGCACTGGCAGCGCTGATCAGCCAGGGCTGGGCGATTTCGATCCCGGACTACGAGGGTCTCGACGGCCATCTCGCGGTCGCCGAAGAACCCGGATACATGACCCTCGACGGCATTCGCGCGGCGGAACGATTCGAGCCGCTCGGTCTGGACGGCGCGAACACACCGGTGGCCATGTGGGGTTACTCGGGCGGCGGCATGGGCAGCGGGTGGGCGGCCGAAATGCAGCCGACCTACGCGCCGGAGCTGAACGTCAAAGGCGTCGCGCTCGGTGCGCCGACCTCCGATGTGGTTTCGCTGTTGCATGTCAACGGGTCGATGTTCGCGAGCCTCATCGGCATCGGCATCTCCTCGCTGCGCAAGGCGTACCCGAGCTTCAAGGAAGCCGCCGACCGGTACCTGACCCCCGAAGGCCGGGCGCTGATGGACCGGACCGAGCGTCAGTGTCTGCCACGTAACGCGCTGACCATGATGTTCATCGACTACCAGCGGCTGCTGACAATTCCGATCGCGGATTTCCTCGCGGTTCCGGAAATCAAGGAGGTCTTCGATGCCACGGTGCTGGGCCGCAATATCCCCACCGCGCCGATATTCCTCTACCAGGGCGTCTTCGACGAGGCGGTCCCGTGGTGGACCAACGACCGGCTGGCCCAGCACTACTGCGCGGGCGGCGCGTCCGTCGTCTACACCCGCGATCATCTCAGCGAGCATCTGACACTGCCGTCGCTGGGCATGGGACAGACCTTCAACTGGCTGAAGTCACGGCTCGCGCCGAACGCCCCCGAGCAGGTCGGCTGCCGCACCGACAACGTCGTGTCCATGTTGGCCGACACCAATGCGCTGCTGTCGCAGATCGAGATCAATCTCAACGCCACCTTCGGCGCCCTCGGATTCCCCATCGGCCCACGCGAGCGCTGA
- a CDS encoding VOC family protein has protein sequence MQKIVTNLWYDTEAEQAAEFYCSLFEDSKVTNVVPYTEAGPRQAGTTMLVDFELNGQKFTAINGGGDYHYTHAMSLLVNCDSQAEVDRLWTALLADGGHEIECGWLNDKYGVPWQIWPSEADQLLTGSDPAAVNRAVAAMLGMKKIDVQAMRDAYDTPD, from the coding sequence ATGCAGAAAATCGTCACCAACCTCTGGTACGACACCGAGGCCGAGCAGGCAGCCGAGTTCTACTGTTCACTGTTCGAAGACTCGAAGGTCACCAACGTCGTGCCCTACACCGAGGCGGGTCCGCGCCAGGCGGGCACGACTATGCTCGTCGACTTCGAGCTCAACGGCCAGAAGTTCACCGCCATCAACGGTGGCGGCGACTACCACTACACCCACGCCATGTCGCTACTGGTCAATTGCGACAGCCAAGCAGAGGTCGACCGCCTCTGGACCGCTCTACTCGCCGACGGCGGCCACGAAATCGAATGCGGTTGGCTCAACGACAAATACGGCGTCCCCTGGCAAATCTGGCCCTCGGAAGCCGACCAACTCCTGACCGGCTCCGACCCCGCCGCAGTCAACCGCGCGGTAGCCGCCATGCTCGGCATGAAGAAAATAGACGTCCAAGCGATGCGCGATGCCTACGACACTCCCGACTAG
- the thiC gene encoding phosphomethylpyrimidine synthase ThiC, with product MTTTPVETVTTGPIEGSVKHYHEVDDLRIPVRRINLTNGEHFDVYDTSGPYTDDAATIDVEAGLPKLRDAWTKPEVAGPPTQLAWARQGIITPEMRFIAAREGVAPELVREEVAAGRAVIPANHKHPELEPTIIGKKFLVKINANIGNSAVSSSIAEEVEKMVWATRWGADTIMDLSTGKNIHETREWILRNSPVPVGTVPIYQALEKVNGDPTALTWEIYRDTVIEQCEQGVDYMTVHAGVLLRYVPLTAKRVTGIVSRGGSIMAAWCLAHHQESFLYTNFAELCEILAKYDVTFSLGDGLRPGSIADANDEAQFAELRTLGELTKIAKSYGVQVMIEGPGHVPMHKIVENVKLEEELCEEAPFYTLGPLATDIAPAYDHITSAIGAAIIAQAGTAMLCYVTPKEHLGLPNRDDVKVGVITYKIAAHAADLAKGHPHAQDRDNELSKARFEFRWRDQFALSLDPDTAREYHDETLPAEPAKTAHFCSMCGPKFCSMRISADVREYAARQGLDDAAALEAGMAEKSAEFADAGGKVYLPVVS from the coding sequence ATGACGACGACACCTGTCGAGACTGTGACAACGGGTCCGATCGAGGGCAGCGTCAAGCACTACCACGAGGTCGATGACCTGCGCATTCCGGTGCGCCGCATCAACCTGACCAACGGCGAACATTTCGACGTCTACGACACCTCGGGCCCGTACACCGATGACGCGGCCACCATCGACGTCGAGGCCGGTCTACCGAAGTTGCGCGACGCCTGGACCAAGCCGGAGGTCGCCGGTCCGCCCACCCAGCTCGCGTGGGCGCGCCAGGGCATCATCACCCCGGAAATGCGATTCATCGCGGCCCGCGAGGGCGTGGCGCCGGAGTTGGTGCGCGAGGAGGTGGCCGCGGGCCGTGCAGTGATCCCCGCCAATCACAAGCACCCGGAGCTGGAGCCGACGATCATCGGCAAGAAGTTCCTGGTGAAGATCAACGCGAATATCGGCAACTCGGCCGTGTCCTCTTCCATTGCGGAGGAAGTCGAGAAAATGGTGTGGGCCACCCGCTGGGGTGCCGACACCATCATGGACCTGTCCACCGGCAAGAACATCCACGAAACGCGCGAGTGGATCCTGCGTAATTCCCCCGTCCCGGTCGGCACCGTCCCGATCTACCAGGCGCTGGAAAAGGTGAACGGCGACCCGACCGCGCTCACCTGGGAGATCTACCGCGACACCGTGATCGAGCAGTGCGAGCAGGGCGTCGACTACATGACCGTGCACGCAGGCGTGCTGCTGCGTTACGTGCCGTTGACTGCCAAGCGGGTCACCGGCATCGTCTCGCGTGGCGGTTCCATCATGGCCGCCTGGTGTCTGGCTCATCACCAGGAATCGTTCCTGTACACCAACTTTGCCGAGCTCTGCGAGATCCTGGCGAAGTACGACGTCACCTTCTCCCTCGGCGATGGTCTGCGGCCCGGCTCTATCGCCGATGCGAATGACGAGGCCCAGTTCGCCGAGCTGCGCACCCTCGGCGAGCTGACGAAGATCGCCAAATCCTATGGCGTGCAGGTGATGATCGAGGGCCCCGGCCACGTGCCGATGCACAAGATCGTGGAGAACGTGAAGCTCGAAGAGGAGCTGTGTGAGGAGGCGCCGTTCTACACTCTCGGCCCGCTCGCCACCGATATCGCACCGGCCTACGACCACATCACCTCGGCCATCGGCGCCGCGATCATCGCGCAGGCGGGCACCGCGATGCTCTGCTACGTGACGCCCAAGGAGCACCTCGGCCTGCCCAACCGCGACGACGTCAAGGTCGGCGTGATCACCTACAAGATCGCCGCCCACGCCGCCGACCTCGCCAAGGGCCACCCGCACGCCCAGGACCGGGACAACGAATTGTCCAAGGCCCGTTTCGAATTCCGCTGGCGCGACCAGTTCGCCCTCTCGCTGGATCCGGATACCGCCCGCGAGTACCACGACGAAACCCTGCCCGCCGAACCTGCCAAGACCGCGCACTTCTGCTCGATGTGCGGCCCGAAGTTCTGCTCGATGCGGATCTCGGCGGATGTCAGGGAGTACGCGGCACGTCAGGGGCTCGACGACGCCGCGGCGTTGGAGGCGGGCATGGCGGAGAAGTCCGCAGAGTTCGCCGACGCGGGCGGCAAGGTCTACTTGCCGGTGGTCTCCTAG
- a CDS encoding NAD-dependent epimerase/dehydratase family protein, which yields MTGANGYLGAAVAAALRDSGYDVVGLIHRDRSRVPDGMPVRSADLLDPGSLRAAVRGMDVVCHLAGLTRVRESFTDPERYFDVNAAGTVALLRAMESEGVGAMVFASTAAIYGAPEQQPMHEDLPDNPPHPYAASKQAAEQAIEAESRTGRLAAVILRLFNIAGGPDPDSTRILPRILATAAGDSPALTLNGDGSSVRDYVHIADAARTFGAAIATMPSHGMCVRYNIGSGVGTSVRQLIDVASQVTGRDIPIEHRPAVAEPPRLVSDSGRARRELNWTATTSEIGSIVHEAWSCRPTKTERPE from the coding sequence GTGACAGGAGCGAACGGCTACCTCGGCGCAGCCGTCGCGGCAGCATTGCGTGACAGCGGGTATGACGTTGTCGGACTTATCCACAGGGACCGTTCACGAGTACCGGACGGCATGCCTGTCCGGTCCGCCGACCTACTCGACCCGGGCTCGCTACGTGCAGCAGTGCGCGGCATGGATGTGGTCTGCCACCTCGCCGGGCTCACCCGCGTTCGCGAGTCTTTCACCGATCCCGAGCGGTATTTCGATGTCAATGCCGCAGGGACAGTGGCATTGCTGCGGGCCATGGAGTCCGAGGGTGTCGGCGCCATGGTTTTCGCGTCCACCGCCGCGATCTACGGCGCACCCGAACAGCAGCCGATGCACGAAGACCTGCCCGACAACCCACCCCATCCGTATGCCGCGAGCAAACAAGCCGCCGAACAGGCCATCGAAGCCGAATCCCGCACCGGGCGACTCGCCGCAGTGATCCTGCGGCTGTTCAACATCGCGGGCGGGCCGGACCCCGACAGCACTCGAATCCTGCCGCGCATCCTCGCGACGGCCGCCGGTGACAGCCCCGCCCTGACTCTCAACGGCGACGGCAGCTCCGTCCGCGACTACGTGCACATCGCCGATGCCGCAAGGACTTTCGGCGCGGCGATCGCCACGATGCCGAGCCATGGAATGTGCGTGCGCTACAACATCGGCAGCGGAGTCGGCACCAGTGTGCGGCAATTGATCGACGTCGCCTCGCAGGTGACGGGGCGCGACATCCCGATCGAGCACCGCCCGGCGGTCGCGGAACCACCACGACTCGTCAGCGACAGTGGTCGGGCTCGGCGTGAACTTAATTGGACTGCAACAACTTCCGAGATCGGGAGCATCGTCCACGAGGCGTGGTCGTGCCGACCGACGAAAACCGAACGGCCGGAGTGA
- a CDS encoding type 1 glutamine amidotransferase — translation MDALVCVSDGFIYDDVDYGLRIQQRLTAEGLETGRVDLTKSNLDTLPPARVYVFTGGETSVNTETAWMRRAVEHAGRLVRTAGAATHSVVGICLGSQIIAEALRPGSITSLPAMDIGLIRVMGRDGAHGQETVPTFHYQAISPHIESIDGVRVTWSSPTTPVEGFSYGSAVYGFQFHPELTSDDMLELINGRADEIEFRNGTVADARHSVGRYRDSLSSDLFRRLVVDRCRVGNGMRRVG, via the coding sequence TTGGATGCGTTGGTCTGCGTGTCGGACGGTTTCATCTATGACGACGTCGACTACGGCCTGAGGATTCAACAGCGGCTTACAGCCGAGGGGCTCGAGACCGGACGGGTAGATTTAACGAAGTCGAATTTGGACACACTGCCACCGGCACGCGTTTACGTGTTCACCGGTGGCGAGACTTCGGTGAACACAGAGACAGCATGGATGCGCCGGGCCGTCGAGCATGCGGGCCGGCTCGTCCGGACCGCCGGTGCCGCGACGCACAGTGTGGTGGGCATATGCTTGGGTTCGCAAATCATTGCAGAGGCCCTTCGTCCGGGCTCGATAACATCGTTGCCCGCCATGGACATCGGTCTTATCCGCGTCATGGGCCGCGACGGCGCGCATGGTCAGGAAACCGTTCCGACGTTCCATTATCAGGCGATATCTCCGCATATCGAGTCGATCGACGGCGTTCGAGTCACGTGGTCCAGTCCGACAACTCCGGTCGAGGGCTTTTCCTACGGTTCAGCGGTATACGGCTTCCAGTTTCATCCGGAGTTGACCTCCGACGATATGCTCGAGCTCATCAACGGGCGAGCGGATGAAATCGAATTCCGGAACGGGACCGTCGCCGACGCCCGGCACTCGGTCGGCCGATATCGCGATTCACTGAGTTCCGATCTGTTTCGGCGCCTAGTCGTCGATCGTTGTCGTGTCGGGAACGGAATGCGCCGTGTCGGGTGA
- a CDS encoding HalD/BesD family halogenase, producing the protein MAGSESVVETLVNIDRYPLDDLEGRSCRDVVEHARRHLTEDGCCVLPQFIRGSVLEALRSECVDLIPGADHVSEVVNVYKTEPDASLPTDHPARFMMERGNAFVARDRIPAASVIHRLYGDEMFQHFIARCFGLPRVYELADPLAGLCLNVVAPGMSHPWHFDINEFAVSMVTQRADDGGEFDYCPNIRSASHENIDDVREVLTGRDRGLVRSLTLQVGDLQLFRGRYSLHRIREVRGDHERLSAIFAYSGQADVIGSPDRTRLLFGRVTPQHDKDSSAAHPDGLLG; encoded by the coding sequence GTGGCAGGTTCGGAGTCGGTCGTTGAGACGCTGGTGAACATTGATCGCTATCCGCTCGATGATCTGGAAGGTCGAAGCTGCCGTGATGTCGTCGAGCACGCTAGACGGCACCTGACGGAGGACGGTTGCTGTGTCCTGCCGCAGTTCATCCGAGGCTCCGTGTTGGAGGCACTCAGAAGCGAGTGCGTCGATCTTATTCCTGGCGCTGATCATGTGTCCGAGGTCGTGAATGTGTACAAGACCGAGCCCGACGCTTCGCTACCGACCGATCATCCAGCCCGTTTCATGATGGAGCGCGGCAACGCTTTTGTGGCGCGAGATAGGATTCCGGCGGCCTCGGTCATTCATAGACTGTACGGCGACGAGATGTTTCAACATTTCATCGCACGATGTTTCGGCTTACCGCGAGTGTACGAGTTGGCAGATCCGCTTGCGGGTCTGTGTCTCAATGTCGTTGCACCGGGAATGTCGCACCCTTGGCATTTCGATATCAACGAATTTGCAGTCAGCATGGTCACACAACGGGCTGACGACGGCGGCGAGTTCGACTACTGTCCGAATATTCGATCTGCGAGCCACGAGAATATTGATGACGTGCGAGAGGTCTTGACCGGTCGCGACCGGGGCCTCGTACGCAGCCTAACGCTCCAGGTCGGTGACCTCCAGTTGTTCCGTGGTCGTTATTCACTACACCGCATACGCGAAGTCCGCGGCGATCATGAGAGGCTCTCGGCGATATTCGCCTACAGTGGGCAGGCGGACGTCATCGGCAGTCCCGATCGAACTCGTTTATTGTTCGGCAGGGTAACGCCTCAGCACGACAAAGATTCAAGCGCAGCTCATCCCGACGGGTTGCTGGGATGA